The Maniola jurtina chromosome 21, ilManJurt1.1, whole genome shotgun sequence genome contains the following window.
GGAAGACACAGTCGATCGAGCATCCGAGAATGAGACATCGCTGTATCACCTCTGTAAAAAACTAACCGGACGTGACACTCCAATATATCCATTGTTGGACCAAACGGGTAAGAGAAGATACTCCGTCAAAGACCGGGCTGAAATACTGGCAGAGTACATGGAAAAACAGTTTACCCCAAACCCACCGAACGAGACTGACACCGAAATCATCTGGCACCACACGAATGTTCAAGCTCAAGTAGAGGATTTCCTATCGAGCCAGACTCCACCACTGAAGGGAAACGAATTCATCTCCCCTTCAGAGTTACGGAAAGCGGTCTTGCATTTACCCAGACGTAAGGCACCAGGTCCCGATAGGATTCCGAACATCGCGTTGCAATATCTGCCTAGAAGGGGTTTGGTAGCGCTCACCAGACTCTTCAATGGGATTCTACGCACCGGCCACTTCCCTGAGGCATGGAAGAGAGGAAAGGTCATCGTTCTTCCCAAACCAGGCAAGGACCGCCGCCTAGCTGCTAGTTATCGGCCCATCACGTTATTATCGCACATCGCCAAGCTGTTTGAACGACTGCTGCTACGTAGACTCGAGCCTCACCTGCCCCTGCGTGAGGAGCAGTATGGATTCCGTAGCAGCCACTCAACAACGCTGCAGCTGGCAAGAGTGACCAACTACTTGGCCAACCAACTTAATAACCAGCACTGCACCGTCGGGGTCTTCCTTGATATCGAGAAGGCCTTTGACAGAGTGTGGCATGCTGGACTGTTGGCCAAGGTAATCAACTCCTCGACGCCGCCCGCGATTGTGCGAGTGCTGGCGTCATTTCTCAACGGAAGAACCTTCCATGTCTCCATAGAGGGCGTGGACTCCCAACCACGTCCTATAAGAGCTGGAGTCCCCCAAGGTAGCTGTTTGTCGCCGCGGCTATACGCGGCCTACACAGATGACATTCCCACCCTCCGTGACCATCTGCGTGAGAGTGAAGAGGACGTACTGTTGGCCCTTTATGCGGTTGATAGTGCATTCTTCGCATCGTCCTACCATCAGATCGTTGCCACCAACAAAATGCAACGCCTGCTGGACCTGCTACCGGAGTGGCTAGACAAGTGGAGGATGGCTGTCAACGTTGGGAAGACGGCCGCTCTACTGACTGGTGGCTCAAGGCCGCTACGCAAGCTGAAACTTCGAGAACAGGACATAGAGTGGAAGACCTCAGTGCGGTACTTGGGATGCCACATCGACCGAAAACTGCACATGGCCCCCACAGTTGATCACGTCGTATGCCAGGCAGCGGCGGCCCGGTCGATGCTTCACTCACTATTCAGTTCGAAGCTTACCACTAAAACCAAACTAAGAGTCTACGGAGCCTACGTCCGTTCCCGCTTGACGTACGCGGCCCCAGCCTGGTATGCCCTCTGCCCCGCATACCAGAAGAAGAGACTCCAGGTCCAGCAGAACAGATGCCTGCGCCTGATCGTAGGAGCTCCGAGGTACGTCCGTAATGACGTAATTCACAGGGACACCCGGACACCGaccgtggaggagtacgtccACCATCTCGCAACCGCTATGTTCGCTCGCGCGGATACAAGTGCATGCCAACACCTCCACGGAATAGCCCCACTACAAACAAGACCACCGGGCGGGCGTCCACTGCCCCGTGAGCTTCTACGTCCCGTATCAATGGTGCCTCCCAACGTAGGCATCGGTGGCGACGAAGACGAAGACGCATCGGACACGACACCCCAACCACCGGACACGATAACCCACCCACCGGATATGGCACTACCAGGAGAGAGAGCCGATAGGGAGAATCCAGATGCCTCAAGGCCGACGTCGAATTCAGGCGCGACCTCAGCCCTTTAGAAAGGGCTGAAATTAACAATCCAGGTAGCTAAAAGGAACCTGTGAGGATACGCCCGGGCAAGGAGGCtcggcctcgaggcccgtaccccgatAAACGGTAGTTTGTCGAGAAGACaccatttttttgtgatgtaaccacaaattcttttttcgaatttattcctttacttgtgctataagacccaccttcCTACCACGTGATTCTACAATAGATCAACGGGTACCctaggtataggttttcttgacagacacgacagacggacggacagacagacagacaacaaagtgatcctataagagttccgtttttccattttgaggtatggaaccctaggGTTGACGTGAAATACATGGATGTTGGAAGTAATAATTCTCATTACCCCGTGAAATTAAAGACActtagtcgtttcatagcctacctagcgtcaaatgtaggtaacatttgatgCCGGCTAACTTTTATTTGGATAAATAAAAGCAACCTTACCAGTTTGCACGATCTTCCTGCAGAAGAAGTTGACGGCGACTGAGCTGGGGATGGCTCTGTCGCACTCGATGACGGGAATAATGCGCGAGCGCAGCTCTTCTTCATACATGTTGATGTCGAGACAAGCGGTGTTGTTTGCGCTGTTGCAGTAATAACATCGGATGCCTTCAGCTGAAAAATCAAGTTCAAAGACGAAAGTCAAAGCCTTACCTGTTCAAAACGCTCGTTCCCACAAGTGCAACTGATCAATCATTGAACTAGTGAGACTTTTTCTCGATAGTTCAACTGCGTCTAAAGTTTTTAAACAGTTGAATTACTGGAACTAAATAGTTGTGCGGGGAATTTAAAGAAACCGATTAAATAAATCCAAATAGGTATTAGATATATTACCatggtaccattgtacactttttgatagtcAATTGTATATAAGATATATAAtaattgatatacctacttgtaataatCAATTACGTATACTTAGAAGAACCTACGctgaagctacgagggttcaaaacgcgccctggtttgagaagagcccataacaaactcagtttaaaaaattcatGTTGACCGACTTGTTGCTCGCATGATATGCAAGACCAATATATACCATACCACCCCTGGCTTATATCCTATTGATATACCTATTTTGAGAATCATCTGACTAATTTTAGTACTTAACAGGTACAGGATACaagataagataaaaaaatacaatacttacatttataaactaatgataataataggaTCGCTACAGAAAAACTAGCTCTTAACGCCAGCATATCTGAAATTAAATTATCaagagataaaaaataatacctattttaatcaaaaattttacgAGAATGTagaagaaatgaaataaaaattaccttgcttgtttattttaagattGTTAACGCTAAGGATTCGTtacgttgtaacttgtaatatgTTTAACTAATTACGCAAGATATTACTTAAAActactaagtaataatatttgttGACCAACAAATCACAACAAACTAGAATGATAATGATAACGTAAATATCCtcattaataaaatagataagaAGATactacaaaaattaattttcttaagTGATACTTGAAAAATAATAGCTAAAGTACCGTGAACACAGAACAATTTGTTGTAACTGGCTGGTAAATAGATTAGTTCCGATGGTGTGGTCAGTAACTTACGTATAGTGCGATCGAAGGGTCTTGATACTTGAATTCTTTTTTCTTGATTATcaagacaataataatattgactTACTCGGGGGGATGTGAAATGTGAATTAGTTCTCATTTCaaatcagcaaaaaaaaatttcaaaagaaaaataaaacccacttcaaaaaccaaaaacactaaaaagtagaaaataatttttgtttagctacacatgtaatgtacctaggtatgaagtcgagcgagcatattaaaacaaaattagaaatccaagagtgaagctcgcccgacttcatacctaggtacattacatgtgtagctaaacaaaaattattttctactttttagtgtttttggtttttgaagtcggttttatttttcttttgaaaattttttatttcacaatttttagtggccccactgtactataatatgctatgcccagttaaaaccctactgtttactaagctattacagtgatcgcgagcaatttgctcttatccattgaggagttctgttctccatctccgaagatattcatcagatcttcaccaaatttatatgggaccacctgcacagtataccctttcaaacaaaaaaaaaaattccaaatcggtccaggggtctttgagtaatcggggaacatacataaaaaataaaaaaaataaaaaaataaaaaaaaaagatcccgatgaattgagaacctcctccttttttggaagtcggttaaaaagaacttACTTTGCTGTTTAAAGTTTCATTAAACCAAGCTATTGACTTCAATAGTAGAAGCTGCCACTTATGCTTTTCTTGTCCTGCgcgcaaataaaacatctgactgatgctagaggtcaatgaacgttccgtaaataggttgCTCGAAGTccatgccgcgtcgtaggtggggcattgacccgagttttgcacgctatacaatacgggtttgaaaaatactaaatcactaaaactacaagataaggtaaatggttattggcattggattgtgttacgGTAGTACAATTATAATGCtttttagcgttctggttacgcCCTGAAATAGCATAAAACGCCTactgttatcaaaattggtACGTAATTTACGTAAAATGATAACTATTTCATTAAACCAAAGTATCTTATATCACCATAAACATTATAGTTAGCTATATTATAGACCTTATCATTGCGCCAGTGACCCGAAAGTACACAGACAACTAATAAGAACTCGTATCTCAACAGATTACTGTATtacattattttgttgtttgtagtatacataatatatttcaatGTAGATATATAGGAAACTTCATTGCAcataaaacatgaaataatcgaGACAAAACAAGGAAaccaaaaactaaaaacaattgtatgcaaaggcggtcttattgcTTAGATACGTAGTTAGATAGGCGTAGGTATCTAGAGCAAAATCAATTCATAAGatactatatataatataatataatgcttCCTCTcattaaaaatgtcaaaatatgtattaaatatACAGGAATCGTCCATTTaggtacagttttattataagcatAGATCAAGGGGCAGCGAGAGCTTAGCAAAAGGGACAGTTTCATGCTAATTCAATTAACATAGACATAAAGTGCATAAAATTAATCCTTTATTCCTGTAATTTGATCTTGGTCTTAAGTTATAGGGCTTCAGGACAATACGAAATCTAACGAGTTTTGATACTTAACGCTAGAAAACTTTATAATTTTGTcagtgatgacatatggatTCGAAACATTTTCGCTAAGTACCTATAAACCTCATAGAAAAGCTCCGAGTAAGGCCTcatttttttaacgtccgttaaaaaagcgatcaaatagaacaaatgcattcccaagtatctgttcaacgttaacgcttttttaacgcgcactttgtattttcagcacaacgccgggttttaacgcaacgcttttttaacgctcgtgcgaattagggctaataaTAAGCTCTAATAAGCTTTtctaacggacgttaaaaaagctctcgtgcgaatgaggccttactcagtgggcgatggagagagatcaaacaagtcacagggagccgctggattgagGCGGCGCAAGACCTCGGCGTGTGGAAGTACCTACAAGAGATCTTTGTCCAGCTGTCGACATCcatcgattgataatgatgttgATGAAATTACGTTAAAAGCTTTATTACGAGTAACTGAAGACAAGTAATTATAGCACTTTAACGGTTAATCGAGTTCTTGTTAATGTgtataaaaatcggccaagcgCGACTCAGGCGCCCACcgagggttcagtaggtatcatACTATCTTGGTAACTTTCCGGctctaaagcggaatttacattacgaaattactggcacgaaattagtttcaggacattaatttatttatcaaattgcGCGTGTAGGTATACATCTAATTTCGTGATGTAGGTAAATTCTGCTTTATTCGTGTAAGAGATTccctgaaaataatttaattggatTTCTAACTAAATATTTGGTTTAGGGTTacaattattatcctaattccAGGTCTGATACAGacggaaagacggacagacaataTATGGACAGCAGAGTGATTTAAATAGGGTTCCGATTTTTTTCTCTATAACGTTCAAAGGAGTTGAATGACCTCATTCCACCTTCATTTTTCTATAatcgcaccgcacgccaccatAAGCAATTTCATCCTCATCACCTGGGTGTCTGGTCCACTTCGACCGCCCATCACATTTTTTTTCCAAGTAAACTCCTTCTgccggtgttcccactagatttcaacatggggttattcaaggggttgTTCGAGggggtgctgcaaatgttcataaggttacaaaaaaaacaagCATTCTACATTTAGGAAGGATTCCGCAAATCCTACATTTCACGCGGGCGATGCTGAGGACAAAAGCTTGTCTATCTACAATAACATTAAGTGCATTCGacatacctatttgtatttgCATTTAAAGGCATTATAGAGGAATCAAGTAATATACTGCCAATTAAACCAAGTGTTCTTTAGTACTGTTCTTCTGTTAGTACTAAAGAGTTAAGTGCTAATGCTACAATTGGTAGATACGTGTAACTAcatttttatacaaaacaaaaatatttaaaaaagaattgcGTGTAGAAACTTAtgaacataaattatttttccaaaaattattttttttaaataatcgtgTTATGCAtacttcccacggtgcgtgattctcGGATTATCACGCACGGTCAACCACGCACCACACACAAAGCTCGGACGACGACGACGTGTCTGCGCTACAACGAACGACACTCTTCCATGGGGCTGGTCTGCGTCCGTCCGCAAtgtcacgcaccgtgggaagccggtataaaaattgaaataagttcaaataaaaaaagttcctGTAATTGTAAGAGGTTTCAGACAAGTCCCAACTAATTttaaaagcctcgatagctcaacggactgaattccgaaaggtcggcggttcaaaccccacccgttgcactattgtcgtacccactcctggcacaagctttacgcttaattggagaggaaaggggagtattagtcacgaTTACCtggactaatattctttttttttaaatattattaaagacCTGTTAACccgattttaaaaatgcatGCCCTAAAATCGAGAAAACACAATTTTATTACCTGTTGATCAAAATGCCCAAAGTGTTTACAAAAATGAAGAGGTCTAACACAAAGTTCAGAAAGGACCTTACTCGCATATCGAGCAGCCAATATGTCGGACCCTACTACATAAAGGACTTCAAATATATTAGTCCCGAAGTTCTGGTGAATAAGAAAAATGTGAACAAGTTGGCCAAGAGCGAGGGTTGCGGCTTCGTCAAATTGTGGTTACGTGAAGTGTTGAAGGGATTCAAACAATTCCTTTACGAAGGTTCTCTCCATGGAGTGAAGTAAGTTGAAGATCGGACAAACAAAACGAGTCGTTCTGTTGGTGTTTATTCGTgaagcgctccaaaggggcgccgccgtgcgtatgtcggcgggcgccggcacagacgaagtgcatacttatacatatagtttccctaacttgtaaataactacaaacttgacattggctaatcagtgtaaagccagacgagagagagaaaaaaaaaacttctgtaaAACCACGTTGGTCATGTATTACCGTCGCGCTTCCTGTACGCCAAAATCTTTACATTTTACAAGTTACAGCCGTGCGTGAAAGGACGTGCCAGAGAATTTGCCATTCGGTGACATAATGTATTGTAAAGCTTGAATGAGGACGTGTGGGCAAGTTGGAAGATGTTATGTCGAATACTAGGAAATCGTACTAGCAAAGTCTGTGAACCGATGATTAACGTAACCATTGCTGTATTTTGTTAGTGCGATCAGCTGAGAATTTCAATACTTACTTGTTGGTTTACAAATGTTGGACGTGGGCGTATTATGCGTAGGAGACGGTATTTAATGATTGTATGGTTCGGTTCACCTATAGATTCttcatttaacaagtgtaaattaaaaatgtataacacccccgacaagtgaaggttacattaactagaaaagagctgataactttcaaacggctgaatcgattttcttgaattatagctaagaacactctcaatcaagccacctttcaaacaaaacaaaactaagttaaaatcggttcattagtttaggagctacgatgccacagacagataactacacagatacacacgtcaaacttataatacccatATTTTTGGATGGGGGTTGAAAATTAATAGGAGGAAAAGTACTTAGTAAGTCTACTAGATAGTGTTGAAGCCAAATATTCCTCGTAACTTAACTATGTCCTAACAGGAATGCATAACTTAGCTACAGGCGCTTTCATTCAATATTGAATGAAAGTATAGCTAACCTGTACAATAAATTGTAAATGAATCTATGTTTAGCTTGGTGAcctcatcacgatcaacccatcgccagctcactactgagcacagatctcgttccagaatgagaagggtttaggtcgtAAGTCTGCCAGGCTGGCTCATctatgaaattttaaataacttttattccATTGCAACCATTTACCTACCGAGCATGTTTTGAGGTCTTCAATCGTACAATTTTAATAAGATTTTCGAatgtaagccctaattcgcacgagcgttaaaaagcgttgaattaaaacccggcgttgagctgaaaatacaaagtgcgcgttaaaaaagcgttgacgtgtgaacagatacttgggaatgcatttgttctatgaacgctttttaacggacgttaaaaaagctctcgtgcgaatgaggccttactaACGTTTTTAATTTCAGGTACATCTTCGAGCCTACCTTCAGCCATAAAGAACGTGTCACATGGATCGTCATCGTGGTCCTCAGCATCAGCATCTGTGCCATGAACATCATCCAGCTGGTCCTCAAGTGGACGTCCACGCCGTTCGTCAACGTCATCGACTCCTTGCCAACTCCAATTTGGGCTGTTCCTTTCCCGAGCGTTGTGTTATGCCCACATTTACATGTGAAAAAGTCAATTGCTAATGTATCTGAGTTGAAAGGGTGAGGTTTGAGAAATTCGCCTTCTTTgaagctttaattttttttatttagggtattatttttaacccccgacccaaaaagaggggtgttataagtttgacgtgtgtatttgtctgtggcatcgtagctcttaaactaatgaaccgattttaatttagtttttttttttttgtttgaaaggtggctttgatcgagagtgttcttagctgtaatccaagaaaatcggtgcagccgtttgaaagttatcagcttttttctagttagtgtaaccttcacttgtcgggggtgttataaatttttaatttacacttgtaattatatTGATTGGCATGATTGCCAATTAAGTtgattacataataattaaattgtacATATCTAGaattaactaagtacctacatcattaCGTCATAGAGTTCATAGACCATACTTTAGTTTTATGAATGCAACAGTCTGTCTGTGCGTTGTTATCTTTTCAAAGCCCATTATTTTAATCGATTTGTTCATACGAATTACGCTGgctatacacgatcaagtttagtGGTCCAGTTTATAGCTTGGACTTGAAGCGgcgtccagtaaacttgacggtgtctatttttttaaattctgttttttaaatacaagttagcacttgactgtaatctcacctgatggtaagtaatgatcgatgcagtctaagatgaaagcgggctaaatagaaaaaaaaactttgaccTTGCTTTTTGAGAGATGAGCTTTTGAAACTGATTGTCCGATTCTTGTTTCAGTATAGAGCGATTTTTCGCATCGGCATTGTGTCCTGAAATGCATGAAGAAGACCAAATACTTGAAATTAAACAAAGGCTTACTTATAAGGAAAATGAAATGCtgcaaaagtttattttgaaGGTAGCATCATCACGCTATTTTTGAATGCTTGAATTTTGCCTTTAAAGTAATCATTGTCGGTTAGATATCCTTTGGACCCAAAAGATTCAAAGAAAATTTCGCTAC
Protein-coding sequences here:
- the LOC123876211 gene encoding uncharacterized protein LOC123876211, translating into MLALRASFSVAILLLSLVYKSEGIRCYYCNSANNTACLDINMYEEELRSRIIPVIECDRAIPSSVAVNFFCRKIVQTVFHPTRESELRVTRGCGWMPHERECYKDDNSDHLGTYCQCFNDLCNSAQAADPVAATVLFVVFAAVTYLWSGI